One region of Flavobacterium pisciphilum genomic DNA includes:
- a CDS encoding GNAT family N-acetyltransferase, which yields MKASIETERLLLREFLSTDDKGMFELDSNPNVHKYLGNKPVTHIDESRAYIEFVHQQYKDFGTGRWAVILKESNTFIGWSGIKFITESINNHKDFYEIGYRFIEEYWGKGYATEAGKAFIDYAFNEMKVEAIYAYADKGNAGSRNTLEKLGLKYVNSFILDEGEEVWYELKNPNF from the coding sequence ATGAAAGCTTCAATAGAAACTGAACGTTTATTGCTAAGAGAATTCCTTTCTACTGATGATAAAGGAATGTTTGAACTTGATTCGAATCCAAATGTACATAAGTATTTAGGAAATAAGCCAGTGACTCATATTGATGAAAGCCGTGCTTATATTGAATTTGTTCATCAGCAATATAAAGATTTTGGAACTGGACGTTGGGCAGTAATTCTTAAAGAAAGCAATACTTTTATAGGTTGGTCTGGAATTAAATTCATTACAGAAAGTATCAATAACCATAAGGATTTCTATGAAATTGGTTATCGTTTTATTGAAGAGTATTGGGGTAAAGGATATGCTACCGAAGCAGGAAAGGCTTTTATAGATTATGCTTTTAATGAAATGAAAGTAGAAGCTATTTATGCTTATGCAGATAAAGGAAATGCGGGTTCTAGAAATACACTAGAAAAGCTTGGATTAAAATATGTAAATTCCTTTATACTAGATGAAGGGGAAGAAGTTTGGTA